A DNA window from Vigna angularis cultivar LongXiaoDou No.4 chromosome 1, ASM1680809v1, whole genome shotgun sequence contains the following coding sequences:
- the LOC108337059 gene encoding LOW QUALITY PROTEIN: FCS-Like Zinc finger 13-like (The sequence of the model RefSeq protein was modified relative to this genomic sequence to represent the inferred CDS: inserted 1 base in 1 codon) has translation MLGKRPRPMIGKLSELLVSRGRAVTLPDAATTTVGSPRTPSGPVMQSPRGFKNYHPGGVGLGIVVALDKQSNEVLPKHAVCTSNLKIQEEFDVEEYTYVTRHVPNETFTKVYYDGGQGEIQRHDYSNNNNNINKNNLGVFRRAAPQPLFESESSYPTSNFLSSCNLCGKKLHGKDIYMYRGEKAFCSPECRSSQIMMDERKERCGSEASRSVEMSSSPYTXGTDIFNWDSCTLRFGGDKQEIDDATTLR, from the exons ATGTTGGGGAAGAGGCCCCGACCCATGATCGGAAAGTTGTCGGAGTTGTTGGTCTCAAGGGGTCGTGCGGTCACGCTTCCGGACGCCGCCACCACCACCGTCGGAAGTCCAAGAACTCCATCAGGCCCCGTGATGCAGTCTCCAAGAGGCTTCAAGAACTACCACCCTGGTGGCGTTGGTCTTGGAATTGTGGTGGCTCTTGATAAACAATCCAACGAGGTTTTGCCCAAACACGCAGTTTGCACCTCCAATTTGAAAATCCAAGAGGAGTTTGATGTGGAGGAATACACCTATGTCACACGCCATGTACCTAACGAAACATTCACCAAGGTATACTACGATGGGGGTCAAGGCGAAATTCAGAGACATGACTATtctaacaacaacaacaacatcaataAGAACAACCTCGGTGTGTTCAGAAGAGCCGCACCACAACCTTTATTTGAGTCTGAATCATCATATCCCACATCGAATTTTCTCAGTTCGTGCAACCTGTGCGGAAAGAAACTCCACGGCAAGGACATATACATGtacag AGGAGAGAAAGCGTTTTGTAGTCCAGAGTGTCGTTCGAGTCAAATAATGATGGATGAACGCAAAGAGAGGTGTGGATCGGAAGCATCGAGGTCTGTTGAGATGTCAAGTTCGCCTTATA AGGGAACAGATATTTTCAACTGGGATTCTTGCACTTTAAGGTTTGGTGGTGACAAACAAGAAATCGATGATGCTACCACTCTACGATGA
- the LOC108338519 gene encoding oligouridylate-binding protein 1, translating to MQQQRLRQHAMMQPSLYHHPALLTPPQIEPILSGNLPPGFDSSTCRSVYVGNIHPQVTEPLLQELFSAAGALEGCKLIRKEKSSYGFVDYFDRSSAAFAIVTLNGRNIFGQPIKVNWAYASSQREDTSGHFNIFVGDLSPEVTDATLYACFSVYPSCSDARVMWDQKTGRSRGFGFVSFRNQQDAQSAINDLTGKWLGSRQIRCNWATKGASASDEKQSSDSKSIVELTNGTSEEGQEITNDDPPEKNPQYTTVYVGNLAPEVTSVDLHHHFHSLGAGTIEDVRVQRDKGFGFVRYSTHAEAALAIQMGNARILFGKPIKCSWGSKPTPPGTASTPLPPPTSANVPGFSLASLAAYERQMALSKMGGAHALLHQQGQHALKQVAMGMGAPGAGYDARFQNVATTQHLMYYQ from the exons ATGCAGCAACAGAGGTTAAGACAGCATGCCATGATGCAACCCTCTCTCTACCACCACCCCGCTCTCCTTACTCCTCCTCAG ATAGAGCCTATCTTGAGTGGAAATCTGCCACCTGGCTTTGATTCGAGTACATGCCGCAGTGT TTATGTCGGCAACATTCATCCCCAGGTTACAGAACCACTTCTTCAAGAGCTTTTTTCGGCTGCAGGTGCCCTTGAAGGATGCAAGCTTATCAGGAAAGAGAAG TCATCCTATGGTTTTGTGGACTACTTCGATCGCAGTTCTGCTGCATTTGCTATTGTAACTCTCAATGGGAGGAATAT TTTTGGGCAGCCTATTAAGGTTAACTGGGCTTATGCTAGCAGCCAGAGAGAGGATACCTCAG GTCACTTCAATATTTTTGTTGGTGACCTTAGTCCTGAGGTCACAGATGCGACTTTGTATGCTTGCTTCTCTGTATATCCTAGTTGTTC TGATGCAAGGGTAATGTGGGATCAAAAGACAGGCCGTTCCAGGGGATTTGGATTTGTTTCTTTTCGGAATCAGCAG GATGCTCAAAGTGCTATAAATGATTTGACTG GAAAATGGCTTGGAAGCAGACAGATTCGTTGTAATTGGGCAACAAAAGGGGCCAGTGCAAGTGATGAAAAGCAGAGTTCGGATTCCAAAAGTATCGTGGAGTTGACTAATGGAACATCAG aaGAAGGCCAGGAAATAACCAATGATGACCCCCCCGAGAAGAATCCTCAATATACCACGGTTTATGTTGGCAATCTTGCTCCGGAG GTCACTTCTGTTGATCTCCATCACCATTTTCATTCTCTTGGTGCCGGAACTATTGAAGATGTTAGGGTGCAACGAGACAAAGGTTTTGGGTTTGTGAGATACAGTACCCATGCTGAAGCAGCTCTTGCTATACAGATGGGTAATGCTCGAATTCTCTTTGGCAAACCTATAAAG TGTTCATGGGGTAGCAAACCTACTCCTCCAGGAACTGCCTCTACTCCTCTTCCGCCTCCTACTTCTGCAAATGTGCCTGGTTTCTCTCTTGCTAGTCTTGCAGCATATGAACGCCAAATGGCTTTGAGTAAAATGGGTGGTGCACACGCCCTTCTGCATCAGCAAGGACAGCATGCCCTAAAACAGGTAGCCATGGGAATGGGTGCTCCAGGGGCTGGTTATGATGCAAGGTTTCAGAATGTTGCTACCACCCAGCACCTAATGTACTATCAGTAA
- the LOC108337421 gene encoding protein TIFY 10A encodes MSTSSEYSGFSGNRPVKTTPEKSTFSQTCSLLSQYLKDKGTFGDLTLGMTRTVEANGSSSEASCHPPTTMELFPTILTQRNLSVVDFFSPEPAYLHQSELPTFVNMSSGFKSVEKEPKSAPLTIFYAGQVIVFNDFPPEKMEEIMALASKGMPQSPNYQAYAHTRNQQGNHTSFVANVPQPSPIPTVRDLPIARKVSLHRFFEKRKHRIAANAPYQINNLNSVANKHAAESIPWLGFGVPSKQI; translated from the exons ATGTCCACCTCCTCGGAGTATTCAGGATTTTCCGGTAACCGGCCGGTGAAGACGACGCCGGAGAAGTCCACGTTCTCTCAGACTTGCAGTCTATTGAGTCAATACCTCAAGGACAAGGGTACATTCGGAGACCTTACTCTCGGGATGACACGCACCGTCGAAGCAAACG GTTCTTCTTCTGAAGCATCGTGTCACCCTCCAACAACCATGGAGTTGTTTCCCACCATCTTGACCCAAAGGAACCTTTCTGTTGTGGATTTCTTCTCTCCGGAGCCTGCTTATCTTCACCAATCAGAGCTTCCAACTTTTGTGAATATGTCAAg TGGTTTCAAGTCTGTGGAGAAGGAGCCCAAATCTGCTCCTTTGACAATCTTTTATGCTGGACAAGTGATTGTGTTTAATGATTTTCCCCCTGAAAAGATGGAGGAGATAATGGCACTGGCAAGCAAGGGAATGCCCCAAAGCCCAAACTACCAGGCATATGCTCACACTAGAAACCAGCAAGGAAATCATACTTCCTTTGTTGCTAATGTCCCTCAACCATCTCCCATACCAACTGTTCGAG ATCTTCCAATTGCGAGGAAAGTTTCACTTCATCGGTTCTTCGAGAAGAGAAAACACAG AATTGCTGCCAATGCGCCATATCAAATAAACAATCTCAACTCTGTTGCAAATAAGCATGCCGCAGAATCCATTCCATGGCTTGGATTTGGTGTTCCATCAAAACAAATATGA
- the LOC108338282 gene encoding probable polygalacturonase has protein sequence MVETSTLGRFHHQRLDLRRWLPAFLTSHKTLFTVLWIAAFASLFLWQRNIVGGFLVFGAPPARPMPKLRPTAFNLTDFGGVGDGVTINTEAFERAVSAISKFGKKGGAQLNVPPGRWLTAPFNLTSHMTLFLAQDAVILGIDDEKYWPLMAPLPSYGYGREHPGPRYGSLIHGQNLKDVVITGHNGTINGQGQAWWQKFRQKRLNHTRGPLVQIMWSSDIVITNITLRDSPFWTLHPYDCKNITIKGVTILAPVFEAPNTDGIDPDSCEDMLIEDCYISVGDDAIAIKSGWDQYGISYGRPSMNIIIRNLVLRSMVSAGISIGSEMSGGVSNITVENVVVWDSRRGVRIKTAPGRGGYVRQITYRNLTFENVRVGIVMKTDYNEHPDDGYEPTALPILTDISFTTIHGHGVRVPVRIHGSEEIPVKNVTFQDMSVGLTYKKKHIFQCAFVEGRVIGTIFPAPCENLDRYNEHGHLFKRSSSQNVTDIDYDF, from the exons ATGGTGGAGACCTCCACGCTAGGGCGCTTCCACCACCAAAGGCTCGACCTTCGCCGCTGGCTCCCCGCCTTCCTCACCTCGCACAAAACCCTCTTCACCGTGCTCTGGATCGCCGCCTTCGCCTCCCTTTTCCTCTGGCAGAGGAACATTGTCGGCGGCTTCCTCGTCTTCGGCGCCCCTCCGGCCAGGCCCATGCCCAAGCTCCGCCCCACCGCCTTCAATTTGACGGATTTCGGAGGTGTCGGTGACGGCGTCACTATCAACACCGAGGCCTTCGAGAGGGCGGTTTCCGCGATTTCGAAGTTTGGGAAGAAAGGCGGTGCGCAGTTAAATGTGCCTCCCGGACGCTGGCTTACGGCGCCGTTTAATCTCACCAGCCATATGACTTTGTTTCTAGCTCAAGATGCTGTTATTCTCGGCATTGAT GATGAAAAATATTGGCCACTGATGGCTCCATTGCCTTCATATGGGTATGGGAGGGAGCATCCTGGTCCACGATATGGCAGTTTGATTCATGGTCAAAATCTTAAAGATGTTGTGATAACAG GGCATAACGGTACCATAAATGGCCAAGGACAAGCATGGTGGCAAAAATTTCGCCAGAAGCGTCTCAACCACACTAGGGGGCCACTTGTTCAGATCATGTGGTCTAGTGACATTGTGATCACTAACATTACTTTGCGTGACTCTCCTTTCTGGACACTTCATCCGTATGACTGCAAAAACATCACAATAAAAGGTGTAACTATACTGGCTCCAGTGTTTGAAGCTCCAAATACTGATGGCATAGATCCTG ACTCTTGTGAGGACATGTTGATAGAGGACTGTTACATAAGTGTGGGAGATGATGCAATTGCAATAAAAAGTGGCTGGGATCAGTATGGAATTTCATATGGAAGGCCTTCCATGAATATAATAATCCGAAACCTTGTTCTTCGCTCTATGGTCAG TGCTGGCATCTCAATAGGCAGTGAGATGTCTGGCGGAGTATCCAATATCACGGTGGAGAATGTTGTTGTATGGGATTCTAGACGTGGTGTGAGGATCAAGACAGCCCCTGGACGAGGAGGATACGTGCGCCAAATAACTTATCGGAATCTGACGTTTGAGAATGTCCGTGTTGGGATTGTGATGAAGACAGATTACAATGAACACCCTGATGATGGGTATGAACCCACGGCACTCCCAATTCTGACAGACATAAGCTTTACCACGATCCATGGCCATGGGGTTCGCGTGCCAGTACGTATACACGGCAGTGAAGAAATTCCTGTGAAAAATGTGACTTTTCAGGACATGTCAGTTGGTCTAACCTACAAGAAGAAGCATATCTTTCAGTGTGCTTTTGTTGAAGGCCGTGTAATAGGGACCATCTTTCCTGCTCCCTGTGAGAACCTTGATCGGTACAATGAGCATGGACATCTGTTTAAGCGTTCTTCGTCTCAGAATGTCACAGATATAGATTATGATTTTTGA